A genomic segment from Rhodopirellula islandica encodes:
- the trpD gene encoding anthranilate phosphoribosyltransferase: MTDFSTDPSLTFTDAIDHARGGNDLSAEQTGALIDAMLQGAANEDAVGQLLLALRDKGEAVSELVGAARAMRKHMTRIDHDHDVLLDTCGTGGSGSGTFNISTAVAILASACGVAVAKHGNRRATSKTGSADVLECLGVKIESEPDQVSRRLNDVGICFCFAAKLHPAMRHVVSVRRQLAVPTLFNLLGPLCNPAGATHQLLGTAAPETQAKIAAALAELDTQRSYVLHAEDGQDEVSLDGATSCIEVASGTQQNHTWTPADFGLTPVHQNALAAADPSESAEIIRSLFTGSPGPQRDTVLAGCAAALCLVGRASSLAEGVQLAADAIDSGAAQDKLRQLAE; encoded by the coding sequence GCCTTGATCGATGCGATGCTGCAAGGTGCGGCAAACGAAGATGCGGTCGGCCAACTTTTGCTGGCGCTGCGTGACAAGGGCGAGGCGGTCAGCGAACTGGTCGGGGCGGCCCGAGCGATGCGGAAGCACATGACTCGAATTGATCATGACCACGACGTGTTGCTGGACACGTGTGGCACCGGCGGCAGCGGATCGGGGACCTTCAATATTTCCACTGCGGTTGCGATCTTGGCTTCCGCATGTGGAGTCGCGGTGGCCAAACATGGCAATCGCCGCGCGACCAGCAAGACGGGCTCGGCGGATGTGCTGGAATGCTTGGGTGTCAAAATTGAATCCGAACCCGATCAGGTATCGCGCCGCCTCAACGATGTCGGCATCTGTTTTTGTTTCGCGGCCAAGTTGCACCCGGCGATGCGGCACGTGGTGTCGGTTCGTCGCCAGCTTGCTGTGCCGACACTGTTCAACTTGCTCGGACCGCTTTGCAATCCCGCTGGTGCGACGCATCAATTGCTCGGAACCGCGGCTCCTGAGACTCAAGCCAAGATTGCAGCGGCGCTCGCGGAACTGGACACGCAGCGGAGCTATGTCTTGCACGCCGAAGATGGGCAAGACGAAGTGTCGCTCGACGGTGCAACCTCGTGCATCGAAGTGGCCTCCGGCACTCAGCAGAACCACACTTGGACGCCGGCTGATTTTGGTTTGACCCCCGTGCATCAAAACGCTCTGGCCGCTGCCGACCCGTCGGAATCAGCCGAGATCATTCGCAGCCTCTTCACTGGCAGTCCCGGGCCGCAACGCGACACGGTGCTGGCAGGTTGTGCCGCGGCTCTGTGTCTCGTTGGGCGAGCCTCGTCTCTCGCGGAAGGCGTGCAATTGGCAGCGGACGCGATCGATTCCGGTGCGGCCCAAGACAAGCTGCGCCAACTCGCTGAGTGA
- a CDS encoding sulfatase family protein codes for MRLQSTLRFPLARLFLVFLGSVLGVSLSLAETKPHPNVLILYADDLGYGDLNVQNADSKIPTPHLDQLARQGMRFTDGHSSSGICTPSRYALLTGRHHWRDFHGIVNAFGQSVFEPEQLTLAEMFQQHGYQTAAIGKWHLGWDWDAIKKPDAKPFGNGRKKGWGPEAFDWSQSIPDGPLAHGFDSYFGDTVINFPPYCWIEDDKVVKAPDTIMDTSKWKPIKEGNWECRPGPMTSDWDPYQNIPSTTERGVQFIRSQSATDQPFFLYFAFPAPHAPIIPNDEFDGRSGAGPYGDYVCETDDACGKLLRALKESGQSENTIVIFSADNGPEKYAYVRDEKFDHWSSHPFRGLKRDLYEGGHHVPFVVHWPGLTATGATCDALVSQVDVFATMAEMLGHSIPDGQAKDSRSLMPLLKDSRQTHRQSLVQNTRVDEYALRDGKWLLIDAKSGYVSGRNKGWESRRQIPADDKQPHELYDLSVDIGQRDNVAGEHPEVVERMKSLLQTIREDGYPE; via the coding sequence ATGCGTCTCCAGTCCACTTTGCGATTCCCATTGGCCCGCCTGTTTCTCGTTTTCCTGGGCTCGGTCCTGGGTGTTTCCTTGTCGCTGGCGGAGACAAAACCGCATCCGAACGTCCTGATTCTGTATGCCGACGACCTCGGTTACGGCGACCTGAATGTGCAGAACGCCGACTCAAAAATACCCACGCCTCATCTGGATCAATTGGCTCGCCAGGGCATGCGTTTCACCGACGGTCATTCGTCCTCGGGAATCTGCACGCCCAGCCGATACGCGTTGCTGACCGGCCGCCATCACTGGCGTGACTTCCATGGCATCGTCAATGCGTTTGGCCAATCCGTTTTTGAACCCGAACAACTGACGCTGGCCGAGATGTTTCAACAACACGGTTACCAAACCGCTGCGATTGGAAAGTGGCACCTGGGATGGGACTGGGACGCGATCAAAAAACCCGACGCCAAACCGTTTGGCAACGGCCGAAAAAAGGGCTGGGGCCCCGAAGCGTTTGATTGGTCCCAATCAATTCCGGACGGCCCCCTGGCTCACGGATTCGATTCGTACTTCGGCGACACCGTGATCAACTTCCCTCCGTACTGCTGGATCGAAGACGACAAGGTCGTGAAAGCTCCCGACACGATCATGGACACCTCGAAGTGGAAACCGATCAAAGAAGGCAACTGGGAATGCCGTCCCGGTCCCATGACATCGGACTGGGATCCGTATCAAAACATCCCGTCCACCACCGAACGTGGTGTGCAGTTCATCCGCTCACAGAGTGCAACCGACCAACCATTCTTTCTGTACTTTGCGTTCCCAGCGCCCCACGCTCCGATCATCCCCAACGACGAGTTCGATGGACGATCCGGCGCGGGCCCCTACGGCGACTACGTCTGCGAAACCGATGATGCCTGCGGCAAACTGCTTCGTGCGTTGAAAGAATCGGGCCAAAGCGAGAACACGATCGTGATTTTCTCGGCCGACAACGGGCCCGAGAAATACGCTTACGTTCGCGACGAAAAATTCGACCACTGGTCGTCGCACCCTTTCCGTGGATTGAAACGCGATCTCTACGAAGGCGGCCACCACGTCCCATTTGTCGTTCATTGGCCAGGCCTCACCGCCACGGGAGCAACTTGCGACGCATTGGTATCACAGGTCGACGTGTTCGCGACCATGGCGGAAATGCTCGGTCATTCAATCCCAGATGGACAAGCCAAAGACTCACGCAGTTTGATGCCGCTCTTGAAAGACTCCCGGCAAACTCATCGTCAATCGCTGGTGCAAAACACTCGCGTTGATGAATACGCGTTGCGAGACGGCAAGTGGTTGTTGATCGATGCCAAAAGCGGCTACGTCAGTGGGCGAAACAAGGGCTGGGAATCTCGCCGCCAGATCCCCGCGGACGACAAGCAACCGCATGAACTGTACGACTTGTCGGTCGACATCGGCCAACGTGACAACGTCGCCGGTGAACATCCCGAAGTGGTCGAGCGAATGAAATCACTGCTTCAAACGATTCGCGAAGACGGCTATCCGGAATAG
- a CDS encoding sulfatase family protein: protein MIASWFRKVWFRLVSPAFCLSVFAALFVGSQAFAAENAPDASAKATVASGNASDSPMNVVVLYADDWRHDTLGVAGNPVVQTPTLDALAGEGMRFTQNCVTTSICGVSRACLFTGQWMSSHGCDGFKPFETPWQQTYPGVLRDSGYYVGHVGKWHNGKFPGEKFDFGRSYYGRHWFKMPDGSKVHVTQRNENDALEFLGNRPKDQPFCLTVAFFATHAEDGHPQQFLPQPESMQLYQDVEIPVPANATDESFHRLPKFVANEGNEGRNRYHWRFDTPEKYQIMMKNYYRLATEVDSTCGRILKELEEQGVLDNTLVIFTTDNGYYHAEHGLADKWYPHQESIRVPLIIRDPRMSADKHGSTNDDFTLSVDLAPTILNAVGADVPDSMQGRDMSVLYGASDAEQGDWRDEFFYEHPTIRDKNFIPTSEALVQKDWKYFYWPEFDREQLFHIAEDPHEENDLVNDPAHADRLAAMRARFQELKREAASKSNG, encoded by the coding sequence ATGATTGCAAGTTGGTTCCGAAAGGTTTGGTTCCGCCTCGTTTCGCCAGCGTTTTGCCTGAGCGTTTTTGCCGCTTTATTCGTTGGAAGCCAGGCCTTCGCTGCTGAAAATGCCCCGGATGCTTCCGCGAAAGCCACGGTTGCGTCCGGAAATGCCTCGGATTCCCCGATGAACGTGGTCGTTCTGTACGCCGATGATTGGCGTCACGACACGCTGGGGGTCGCTGGCAATCCGGTGGTGCAGACGCCGACGCTGGATGCGTTGGCGGGTGAGGGAATGCGATTCACTCAGAACTGTGTGACGACGTCGATCTGTGGAGTCAGTCGAGCTTGTTTGTTCACCGGGCAATGGATGTCGTCGCATGGTTGCGATGGCTTCAAACCTTTCGAAACACCTTGGCAACAAACCTATCCTGGTGTCTTGCGAGACAGCGGGTACTACGTCGGGCACGTTGGCAAATGGCACAACGGAAAATTCCCTGGTGAGAAATTCGATTTTGGCCGTTCTTATTACGGCAGGCACTGGTTCAAGATGCCCGATGGATCAAAGGTTCATGTCACGCAGCGAAATGAAAACGATGCCCTGGAGTTCCTCGGCAATCGCCCCAAGGATCAGCCCTTTTGTTTGACCGTCGCCTTCTTTGCGACGCACGCCGAGGATGGACATCCGCAGCAGTTCTTGCCGCAACCTGAAAGCATGCAGCTCTATCAGGACGTTGAGATTCCTGTGCCGGCCAATGCGACGGACGAGTCCTTTCATCGCTTGCCGAAATTCGTCGCCAATGAAGGCAACGAGGGACGCAATCGCTATCACTGGCGTTTCGACACGCCGGAGAAGTATCAGATCATGATGAAGAACTACTACCGACTGGCGACGGAAGTCGACTCGACCTGTGGCCGGATTTTGAAGGAGTTGGAAGAGCAGGGCGTGCTCGACAACACGTTGGTCATCTTCACCACCGACAACGGTTATTACCACGCGGAGCATGGGTTGGCGGACAAATGGTACCCCCACCAAGAAAGCATTCGCGTGCCGTTGATCATTCGCGACCCGCGGATGTCAGCGGACAAACATGGTTCGACCAATGATGATTTCACGTTGAGTGTTGATTTGGCTCCGACGATTCTGAATGCCGTTGGTGCGGACGTGCCCGATTCCATGCAGGGCCGCGATATGTCGGTTTTGTATGGTGCCAGCGACGCCGAGCAAGGCGATTGGCGTGACGAGTTCTTTTACGAGCACCCCACGATTCGCGACAAGAATTTCATTCCGACCTCGGAAGCCTTGGTGCAAAAAGACTGGAAGTATTTCTACTGGCCTGAATTCGATCGCGAGCAGTTGTTCCACATTGCGGAAGACCCGCATGAGGAAAATGATTTGGTCAACGATCCCGCTCATGCCGATCGGCTGGCGGCCATGCGGGCTCGGTTCCAAGAACTGAAACGCGAAGCGGCGTCCAAGTCGAACGGCTGA
- a CDS encoding glucose-6-phosphate isomerase: MSLLRFDASGSINDDYGITQSQIDSLKGQMETLRTEMVETDQKQYESGDIPADKQPLDARFFWLPEEMLEAYSKEREASELGRIFKVANGLHDQIDAAVVLGIGGSYMGARAMMEACCDPYHNEMSRAARGSKPRMYFEGNNVDNDASDSLLQRVQAGGYGDSDAEKRHAIIVISKSGGTMETAVAFRQFLANLESELGAESEEWLSRLVVPVTGESGKLHDLATAIGCDEIFTVPDGVGGRFSVLSPVGLVPAAFLGLDCMKLLEGAVAMNEHFKTADYADNVVMQYVAVNHLLSQHRDKSIRVMSVWSKALESVGMWYDQLLAESNGKDGKGVTPLTTLNTRDLHSRHQQHQQGRNDKVFNNVIVESQRTDSLAVGHSERNQDTLNDIAEKTLPEIMAAAIKGTNDALHADGRPTTDIILPQIDTHVLGQLFQMLMIATVIEGRLLGINPYGQPGVEQYKTNMNKNLGR; the protein is encoded by the coding sequence ATGAGCTTGCTCCGTTTCGACGCTTCCGGATCGATCAACGACGACTACGGGATCACACAGTCGCAAATCGATTCTTTGAAGGGCCAGATGGAAACCCTTCGCACTGAGATGGTCGAAACCGATCAAAAGCAATACGAATCGGGCGACATCCCCGCTGACAAGCAGCCACTGGATGCACGCTTCTTTTGGTTGCCGGAAGAAATGTTGGAGGCCTACTCGAAAGAACGCGAAGCCTCGGAGCTGGGACGGATTTTCAAGGTCGCCAACGGGCTGCATGATCAAATTGACGCAGCCGTGGTTTTGGGCATTGGCGGGTCCTACATGGGCGCTCGCGCGATGATGGAAGCCTGTTGCGATCCGTATCACAACGAAATGAGCCGCGCCGCTCGAGGCAGCAAACCTCGGATGTATTTCGAGGGCAACAACGTCGACAACGACGCTTCGGACTCGCTGCTGCAACGCGTGCAAGCAGGCGGTTACGGGGACAGCGACGCCGAAAAACGGCATGCGATCATTGTGATCAGCAAGAGTGGTGGAACGATGGAAACCGCCGTCGCGTTCCGTCAGTTCCTGGCCAATTTGGAATCGGAACTGGGGGCTGAGTCCGAGGAATGGTTGTCGCGTTTGGTCGTTCCGGTGACCGGCGAAAGCGGCAAACTGCACGATTTGGCAACCGCCATTGGTTGCGATGAAATCTTCACCGTGCCCGATGGAGTCGGCGGCCGCTTCAGCGTCCTGTCGCCCGTTGGATTGGTCCCTGCTGCGTTCCTCGGTTTGGACTGCATGAAGTTGCTCGAAGGTGCTGTGGCAATGAACGAGCACTTCAAGACCGCGGACTATGCTGACAACGTGGTGATGCAATACGTGGCCGTGAACCACCTGCTGTCACAACACCGCGACAAATCGATTCGCGTGATGAGCGTTTGGAGCAAGGCGCTGGAGTCGGTGGGAATGTGGTACGACCAGTTGCTGGCCGAATCCAATGGCAAAGATGGCAAGGGGGTCACGCCGCTGACAACACTGAACACGCGCGATTTGCACAGCCGTCACCAGCAGCACCAACAAGGTCGCAACGACAAAGTCTTCAACAATGTGATCGTGGAATCGCAGCGGACGGATTCGTTGGCCGTCGGTCACTCGGAACGCAATCAAGACACGCTGAACGACATCGCTGAAAAAACGTTGCCAGAAATCATGGCGGCGGCGATCAAGGGAACCAACGATGCATTGCACGCTGATGGGCGTCCCACGACCGACATCATCTTGCCTCAGATCGACACGCACGTGCTGGGGCAGTTGTTCCAAATGCTGATGATCGCAACTGTGATCGAAGGTCGCTTGCTGGGCATCAATCCCTACGGGCAACCCGGTGTGGAACAGTACAAGACCAACATGAACAAGAACCTTGGTCGCTGA
- a CDS encoding DUF1552 domain-containing protein yields MLIPSRPMSRRRLLRSAGGAALALPFLEAMGPSLGQRVLGNDPASGVESTPKRFVAICASLGFHGGHLFPDSTGRDYATTPYLEKVQQHREDFSLFSGLSHPEQNGNNGHASELTWLTAARRPGLAGFRNTISLDQLIANQIGLKTRFPFLALTTGGQSLSWTSSGVEIPAQHSPAKLFAAMFVDGKPHEVESDLDRLRRGRSVLDTVGARADSLKRELGIRDQQKLDEYLLSVRDLESRLQQSEGWVRRPKPAVDEQPLSDINDKALAIERQKLMYRTIALALQTDSTRTITFQLAGLNSVPQIPGVQSDWHGLSHHGKDPEKIAELKRIEAAEWEAFGEFLDQLKSIQENGQPLLDHTAVMFGSNLGNASAHDWRNLPILLAGGGYRHGEYVAHDAADNTPLCNLYVDLAQRMGVEIDTFGSSTAAGITGLESTL; encoded by the coding sequence ATGTTGATTCCGTCTCGGCCGATGTCTCGACGACGCTTGCTGCGATCCGCGGGTGGTGCTGCGTTGGCATTGCCGTTTCTGGAAGCGATGGGACCCTCGCTCGGCCAACGAGTCTTGGGCAATGATCCAGCCTCGGGTGTGGAATCGACGCCCAAACGGTTCGTCGCCATCTGCGCCTCCTTGGGTTTTCACGGCGGGCACTTGTTTCCTGATTCCACCGGCCGGGACTATGCAACCACGCCGTACTTGGAAAAGGTCCAGCAGCACCGGGAAGACTTCAGCCTGTTCTCCGGACTCTCTCACCCCGAACAAAATGGCAACAACGGGCACGCTTCAGAACTGACTTGGTTGACAGCGGCACGGCGTCCTGGATTGGCAGGTTTCCGCAACACGATCTCGCTCGATCAACTGATTGCGAATCAAATTGGGCTGAAGACACGCTTTCCGTTTTTGGCACTGACGACAGGTGGCCAATCGCTGTCGTGGACATCCAGCGGCGTCGAGATTCCCGCTCAGCATTCGCCTGCCAAACTTTTTGCAGCGATGTTCGTCGATGGCAAACCGCACGAAGTCGAGTCGGACCTCGATCGCCTTCGTCGTGGACGCAGCGTGCTCGACACGGTCGGCGCACGGGCCGATTCGCTCAAACGCGAACTCGGAATTCGCGACCAACAGAAACTGGACGAATACTTGCTCTCCGTCCGTGACCTAGAATCACGCCTGCAGCAGTCCGAGGGCTGGGTCCGGCGTCCCAAACCGGCTGTCGACGAACAACCACTGTCCGACATCAACGACAAAGCCCTCGCGATTGAGCGGCAGAAATTGATGTACCGGACGATTGCACTGGCACTGCAGACCGATTCCACTCGAACCATCACCTTCCAATTGGCCGGTCTGAATTCGGTCCCTCAAATCCCGGGGGTCCAAAGTGACTGGCACGGGTTGTCGCATCATGGAAAAGATCCCGAGAAGATCGCCGAATTGAAGCGAATCGAAGCGGCGGAATGGGAGGCCTTTGGTGAGTTCCTCGACCAACTGAAATCCATCCAAGAAAACGGTCAACCGCTGCTCGATCACACCGCCGTGATGTTTGGATCCAACCTGGGCAACGCCAGCGCCCACGACTGGCGAAACCTTCCCATCTTGCTCGCCGGCGGCGGTTACCGACACGGTGAGTACGTGGCCCATGACGCGGCCGACAACACGCCGCTGTGCAACCTGTACGTCGACCTCGCTCAACGCATGGGCGTCGAGATCGACACCTTTGGATCCAGCACCGCGGCCGGCATCACCGGCCTGGAATCCACCCTGTAG
- a CDS encoding DUF1592 domain-containing protein produces the protein MSKPPATRSAPTDCPSRWSSSASWVRPIAVLAAVVVAISTGRSTKSDAADPTPVSAPRIQTFLQAHCWDCHADGASEGGLDLDTLGQTITGAADLSAWVRIHDRVQSGEMPPPDATTLNASDRSDFTTALAAPLTQYHAAEKGTVLRRLNRREYENTLNDLFGTALELESLLPADGRSHEFDNVGETLGISMVHLERYLDAADLVLDTAIAKTAESPETHTIDTHYAETREAETHLGKVWKQLDDGSVVFYQDFGYPDGMLRTTSIPESGRYRISITGYAHQTDEKIPFYVGAKSFARGSERPTLGYFDMPPLGPNGEMTTIELTAHLEYRYMLNIIPYGLVVRDYHIRNEGVDGYTGPGLAIAKVRVEGPLHEEFPSRGHRLIFDGWQRNEIMPNPPSKREKSWYKPEFELTSDNIAESLRGTLQRVASTAMRRPVTDQELLPYIDLFHVEQERDASTEEALRTAVAAILCSPDFLYLREPAGELDDHALATRLSYLFHRTTPDADLLRAAEQHELTRSTESLLQHAKRLVDDPRFERFVVDFTDAWLNLRDIDQTSPDQQLFPEYDTYLRDSTLEETRRFFATLIRENLPVTNLVKSDFAMLNQRLADHYGIAGVDHAEIRRVPLPEDSVRGGLLSQASVLKVTANGTNTSPVVRGVWVTERLLGVHPAPPPPGISGVEPDIRGAATLRQLLDQHRNEDSCRACHALIDPPGFALESFNPIGGWRERYRSLGEGERVDLHINNRRVQYRLGLPVDSSGALPSGESFDGFEAFRECLLKDPDQLARSLITKWLTFATGREMGFSDRAEIESLTRQSAQRGHRLRTLLALVVASEIFRTK, from the coding sequence ATGAGCAAGCCACCTGCGACCCGTTCGGCCCCAACTGACTGCCCCTCTCGATGGTCGTCCTCGGCGTCGTGGGTGCGGCCGATTGCTGTGTTGGCGGCGGTGGTGGTTGCGATCTCGACCGGGCGATCGACGAAATCCGATGCTGCTGACCCCACTCCGGTTTCCGCCCCCAGAATCCAGACGTTCTTGCAAGCTCATTGTTGGGACTGCCACGCCGACGGAGCATCCGAAGGTGGTCTCGACCTGGACACACTCGGTCAAACAATCACGGGAGCGGCTGATTTGTCCGCCTGGGTCCGCATTCACGATCGCGTCCAATCGGGCGAAATGCCGCCGCCAGATGCCACCACACTCAACGCGTCCGACCGCTCCGATTTCACAACCGCGTTGGCTGCGCCGCTGACGCAATATCACGCCGCCGAAAAAGGCACGGTCCTACGACGACTCAATCGCCGCGAATACGAGAACACGCTCAACGATTTGTTCGGCACCGCCCTCGAACTCGAATCACTGCTGCCCGCCGACGGACGCAGCCATGAATTCGACAACGTGGGAGAAACACTGGGGATCTCGATGGTCCACCTGGAACGCTACCTCGATGCCGCTGACCTGGTGCTGGACACCGCGATTGCGAAGACAGCCGAATCGCCTGAAACGCACACCATCGACACCCACTACGCCGAAACACGCGAAGCCGAAACACATCTGGGCAAGGTGTGGAAACAACTCGACGATGGTTCGGTCGTGTTCTACCAAGACTTCGGCTATCCCGATGGCATGCTTCGCACCACCAGTATCCCAGAATCCGGACGCTACCGAATTTCGATCACCGGGTACGCTCACCAAACGGACGAGAAGATTCCGTTTTATGTTGGTGCAAAAAGCTTCGCACGCGGGAGCGAACGGCCGACGCTGGGTTACTTCGACATGCCGCCGCTCGGTCCAAACGGCGAGATGACCACCATCGAATTGACCGCGCATCTGGAATATCGCTACATGCTGAACATCATTCCGTATGGCTTGGTGGTTCGCGATTACCACATTCGCAATGAAGGCGTGGACGGGTACACCGGGCCTGGTCTGGCGATCGCGAAGGTGCGTGTCGAAGGTCCCCTGCACGAGGAATTTCCTTCGCGTGGGCATCGTTTGATCTTCGACGGCTGGCAACGCAACGAGATCATGCCCAACCCGCCATCGAAGCGAGAAAAGTCGTGGTACAAACCCGAGTTCGAACTGACCAGCGACAACATCGCCGAGTCCTTGCGAGGCACGTTGCAACGAGTTGCCTCAACCGCCATGAGGCGTCCGGTCACCGACCAGGAGTTGCTGCCGTACATCGATCTGTTCCATGTGGAGCAGGAACGCGACGCGTCCACCGAAGAAGCCTTGCGAACTGCCGTCGCGGCAATCCTTTGCTCGCCAGACTTCCTGTACTTGCGTGAACCCGCCGGCGAACTGGACGACCATGCACTTGCGACTCGGTTGTCATATCTTTTCCATCGCACCACACCGGACGCAGACTTGTTGCGAGCCGCGGAACAGCACGAACTGACCCGCTCGACGGAATCATTGCTGCAGCACGCGAAGCGATTGGTCGACGATCCCCGGTTCGAACGATTCGTGGTCGACTTCACCGACGCTTGGCTGAACCTGCGAGACATTGACCAAACCAGCCCCGATCAACAACTGTTCCCCGAGTACGACACGTACCTGCGTGATAGCACGCTGGAAGAAACGCGTCGATTCTTTGCGACCTTGATTCGCGAAAATTTGCCGGTGACGAATTTGGTGAAGTCCGATTTCGCCATGCTGAACCAGCGTCTGGCCGATCACTACGGAATCGCAGGAGTCGACCATGCCGAGATCCGCCGTGTGCCACTGCCAGAGGATTCCGTCCGCGGCGGATTGCTCAGCCAAGCCAGCGTGCTGAAGGTGACCGCCAACGGCACCAACACCTCGCCAGTCGTTCGCGGCGTGTGGGTGACCGAACGCTTGCTCGGCGTGCACCCCGCCCCGCCTCCGCCAGGCATTTCCGGTGTCGAACCCGATATTCGTGGGGCCGCAACACTTCGTCAGCTTCTCGATCAACACCGCAACGAAGACTCTTGTCGCGCCTGCCACGCGTTGATTGACCCGCCCGGGTTCGCACTCGAGAGTTTCAATCCCATTGGCGGCTGGCGAGAACGTTACCGCAGCCTCGGCGAAGGCGAACGAGTCGACCTGCACATCAACAACCGACGGGTACAATATCGGTTGGGGCTGCCGGTTGATTCCAGCGGAGCGCTTCCTTCGGGTGAGTCCTTCGACGGTTTTGAAGCGTTTCGAGAATGCCTGCTGAAAGATCCCGATCAGCTCGCGAGATCATTGATCACCAAGTGGTTGACGTTTGCGACCGGTCGCGAAATGGGGTTCTCGGATCGCGCCGAGATTGAATCCCTGACACGTCAATCTGCTCAGCGGGGACATCGCCTTCGCACCCTGTTGGCCTTGGTCGTCGCCAGCGAAATCTTTCGAACCAAGTGA